From a region of the Panicum virgatum strain AP13 chromosome 2K, P.virgatum_v5, whole genome shotgun sequence genome:
- the LOC120675341 gene encoding uncharacterized protein LOC120675341: protein MPARRDLALVGTPSRPDQSRAYRPKPATPVAVRQSLSALAAHPSPQRHCPSRVTCPHPCKARHERNSSLFRKQKDGTPRCFFLANDSKQKEFDAHTRNSSEGRITIKIKGLNCHD from the exons ATGCCAGCGCGGCGGGACCTGGCCCTCGTTGGCACCCCTTCCCGGCCAGACCAGAGCCGCGCGTACCGGCCTAAGCCGGCGACGCCCGTGGCCGTCCGGCAATCGCTGTCTGCCCTCGCCGCTCACCCATCCCCGCAGAGGCACTGTCCAAGCCGAGTCACCTGCCCCCACCCTTGCAAGGCCAGGCACGAGCGCAACTCGTCACTGTTCAG GAAGCAGAAGGATGGCACCCCAAGATGCTTCTTCTTAGCTAATGATTCCAAACAAAAAGAG TTTGATGCACATACAAGGAATTCAAGTGAAGGTAGGAtaacaataaaaataaaag GTTTGAATTGCCATGACTGA